A portion of the Acidimicrobiales bacterium genome contains these proteins:
- a CDS encoding sigma-70 family RNA polymerase sigma factor → MTATTAAPAGTGGTDLASLHRQHYRSLVRLASLLVDDVGTCEELVQDAFVAVLSRSAAVRQPASAPAYLRSAVLNGARSHLRRRAVRRRPGPAEEAEDLRSPESSALVADDHAAVLAALRSLPERQREVLALRYYLELSEAEIAETLGIAPGTVKTHAQRALAALHVSLEDRR, encoded by the coding sequence ATGACGGCCACGACGGCGGCTCCCGCGGGAACGGGCGGCACGGACCTGGCGTCGCTCCACCGCCAGCACTACCGGTCGCTGGTGCGACTCGCCTCGCTGCTGGTGGACGACGTCGGCACGTGCGAGGAGCTGGTGCAGGACGCCTTCGTCGCCGTGTTGTCGCGCTCTGCCGCCGTCCGCCAGCCGGCGAGTGCGCCCGCGTACCTCCGCAGCGCGGTGCTGAACGGCGCCCGCTCGCATCTGCGCCGCCGCGCCGTGCGCCGGCGCCCCGGCCCGGCCGAGGAGGCGGAGGACCTGCGGTCGCCCGAGTCCTCGGCGCTGGTCGCCGACGACCACGCCGCCGTGCTCGCCGCCCTGCGTTCCCTGCCCGAACGCCAGCGGGAGGTCCTCGCCCTGCGCTACTACCTCGAGCTCAGCGAGGCCGAGATCGCGGAGACGCTGGGGATCGCCCCGGGGACGGTCAAGACGCACGCCCAACGGGCCCTGGCCGCCCTCCACGTCTCCCTGGAGGACCGGAGATGA
- a CDS encoding BldC family transcriptional regulator, which produces MPEQTQPDPLLTPAEVAALFRVNPKTVTRWARAGKITAIRTLGGHRRFRASEIKRSLEEMQHQGL; this is translated from the coding sequence GTGCCTGAGCAGACTCAACCCGACCCTCTTCTCACCCCCGCCGAAGTGGCTGCGCTGTTCCGGGTCAACCCCAAGACCGTCACCCGGTGGGCGCGGGCAGGGAAGATCACCGCGATCCGGACGCTCGGCGGCCACCGCCGGTTCCGCGCCTCGGAGATCAAGCGGTCCCTCGAGGAGATGCAGCACCAGGGCCTGTAG
- a CDS encoding NfeD family protein: protein MDLSSPDTWRYIWLAAAVVFAVGEIAVAGSFFLMPFAAGALAGAAVNFVGGSVGVGWLAFVVVSAVCSAVLWPLGRRLDRSGPHVPVGANRWVGRQGYVLQEIPGEPGATGMIRLDREEWRAESLVGHRIRAGSTVLVSRVDGTRLVVVPVTEPDDAPPELEGS, encoded by the coding sequence ATGGACCTGAGCTCACCGGACACCTGGCGCTACATCTGGCTGGCCGCCGCCGTGGTGTTCGCCGTGGGGGAGATCGCGGTGGCCGGGTCGTTCTTCCTGATGCCGTTCGCCGCCGGCGCCCTGGCCGGGGCGGCAGTCAACTTCGTCGGCGGGTCGGTCGGCGTCGGCTGGCTGGCGTTCGTGGTGGTGTCGGCCGTGTGCTCGGCCGTCCTGTGGCCCCTCGGCCGCCGCCTGGACCGCAGCGGCCCCCACGTCCCCGTCGGTGCCAACCGCTGGGTCGGCCGCCAGGGATACGTCCTCCAGGAGATCCCGGGCGAGCCAGGAGCCACCGGCATGATCCGGCTCGACCGCGAGGAGTGGAGGGCGGAGAGCCTGGTCGGGCACAGGATCCGGGCCGGCTCGACCGTCCTCGTCAGTCGGGTCGACGGGACGCGGCTGGTGGTCGTCCCCGTGACGGAGCCCGACGACGCCCCACCGGAGCTGGAAGGGAGCTGA
- a CDS encoding SPFH domain-containing protein codes for MAFIVVLAALAFVLFVVVVSGVKIIRPYERGLVERLGKYRDTVEPGLRVIVPFIERMERVDMRERVVDVPPQEVITSDNVVVSVDAVIYYEATDPQRLVYNVVDFYLAVSKLAQTNLRNVVGDMQLDEALTSRDTINTKLRDILDDATDKWGTRVVRVEIQRIDPPADVMHAMHEQMKAERTRRAVVTAAQGEREAAIARAEGEKQAAILSAEGSRQAAILEAQGEAEATKTAADAERFRQVAVAEGEASAIRSVYTAIHEGNPSSDLLAVKYIDALAGIADGRATKIFLPAESTAMLGALGGIKELFADLDGGAPARGRRRPPAEDGA; via the coding sequence ATGGCGTTCATCGTCGTCCTCGCGGCACTGGCGTTCGTGCTGTTCGTGGTGGTGGTGAGCGGCGTCAAGATCATCCGCCCCTACGAGCGGGGGCTGGTCGAGCGCCTCGGGAAGTACCGGGACACGGTCGAGCCCGGTCTGCGGGTGATCGTCCCGTTCATCGAGCGCATGGAGCGGGTCGACATGCGCGAGCGGGTCGTGGACGTGCCGCCCCAGGAGGTCATCACGTCCGACAACGTCGTGGTGTCGGTGGACGCCGTCATCTACTACGAGGCCACCGACCCCCAGCGCCTCGTCTACAACGTGGTCGACTTCTACCTGGCCGTGTCCAAGCTGGCGCAGACCAACCTCCGCAACGTGGTGGGCGACATGCAGCTGGACGAGGCGCTCACGTCCCGCGACACCATCAACACCAAGCTGCGCGACATCCTCGACGACGCCACCGACAAGTGGGGGACCCGGGTGGTGCGGGTGGAGATCCAGCGCATCGACCCGCCGGCCGACGTCATGCACGCCATGCACGAGCAGATGAAGGCTGAGCGCACCCGCCGGGCCGTCGTCACCGCCGCCCAGGGCGAGCGGGAGGCCGCCATCGCCCGCGCCGAGGGCGAGAAGCAGGCCGCCATCCTGTCGGCCGAGGGCTCCCGCCAGGCGGCCATCCTCGAGGCCCAGGGGGAGGCGGAGGCGACGAAGACGGCGGCCGACGCCGAGCGGTTCCGCCAGGTGGCCGTGGCCGAGGGCGAGGCGTCCGCCATCCGCAGCGTGTACACGGCCATCCACGAGGGCAACCCGTCGTCGGACCTGCTGGCCGTCAAGTACATCGACGCCCTGGCCGGCATCGCCGACGGGCGGGCCACGAAGATCTTCCTGCCCGCCGAGTCGACGGCCATGCTCGGGGCCCTGGGCGGCATCAAGGAGCTGTTCGCCGACCTGGACGGTGGCGCCCCGGCCCGGGGGCGTCGCCGCCCACCCGCCGAGGACGGCGCGTAG
- a CDS encoding PQQ-dependent sugar dehydrogenase: MRTRPLAAAVVAVALAAACAGDGGTGATSGTVAPSTAPSSSAPPSAAGTTTAASEPSGEPPRLRATRLADFEQPLGLAVRTGDDALYVVEKGGRIRALRGGRVDPAPVLDLSGDVSSGYEQGLLGAAFSPDGGRLYVDYTDRAGDTRVVEYPFAAGRAEPAGARLLLTVDQPYANHNGGGLAFGPDGLLYVGMGDGGSGGDPRGNAQNLGTLLGKILRIDPRPSGGRPYTVPPDNPFVGRDGARGEIWAYGLRNPWRFSFDARTGALWIGDVGQGAREEISTADPGSKGGENYGWDRYEGTRPFEGGDPTGLVPPVYDYALDEGGTCAVTGGYVYRGQRLAGLRGRYVFADFCRGEVLALVDGAGGLEARPLGPRVASLASFGEDADRELYALSLAGGLYRLDAA; the protein is encoded by the coding sequence GTGCGCACCCGTCCGCTCGCCGCCGCCGTCGTCGCCGTGGCGCTGGCCGCCGCCTGCGCCGGGGACGGCGGCACCGGCGCGACCTCCGGCACGGTCGCCCCGTCGACCGCCCCGTCGTCGAGCGCGCCGCCCTCGGCGGCGGGCACCACGACGGCCGCGAGCGAGCCGTCCGGTGAGCCGCCCCGGCTGCGGGCGACCAGGCTGGCCGACTTCGAACAGCCGCTCGGCCTCGCCGTGCGCACCGGCGACGACGCCCTCTACGTGGTGGAGAAGGGCGGCAGGATCCGTGCTCTCCGGGGAGGCCGGGTGGACCCCGCGCCCGTCCTCGACCTCTCGGGCGACGTCTCCTCGGGCTACGAGCAGGGCCTGCTGGGCGCCGCGTTCTCGCCCGACGGCGGGCGCCTCTACGTCGACTACACCGACCGGGCGGGCGACACCCGGGTCGTGGAGTACCCCTTCGCCGCCGGCCGCGCCGAACCGGCCGGCGCCCGGCTCCTCCTCACCGTGGACCAGCCGTACGCCAACCACAACGGCGGAGGGTTGGCCTTCGGGCCCGACGGCCTCCTGTACGTCGGGATGGGCGACGGCGGCAGTGGTGGCGACCCCCGGGGCAACGCCCAGAACCTCGGCACCCTCCTCGGCAAGATCCTGCGCATCGACCCCCGGCCGTCGGGGGGCCGCCCGTACACCGTCCCTCCCGACAACCCCTTCGTGGGCCGGGACGGCGCCCGGGGCGAGATCTGGGCCTACGGCCTGCGCAACCCGTGGCGGTTCTCGTTCGACGCCCGGACGGGCGCCCTGTGGATCGGCGACGTGGGCCAGGGCGCCCGCGAGGAGATCAGCACCGCCGACCCCGGCTCCAAGGGAGGCGAGAACTACGGGTGGGACCGCTACGAGGGGACCCGGCCGTTCGAGGGCGGCGACCCCACCGGGCTGGTGCCGCCCGTGTACGACTACGCCCTCGACGAAGGGGGGACGTGCGCGGTCACCGGCGGCTACGTCTACCGGGGACAGCGGCTGGCCGGTCTTCGCGGTCGCTACGTGTTCGCCGACTTCTGCCGAGGCGAGGTGCTGGCCCTGGTGGACGGGGCGGGCGGCCTGGAGGCCCGGCCCCTCGGGCCGCGCGTGGCGTCGCTCGCCTCCTTCGGCGAGGACGCCGACCGCGAGCTCTACGCCCTCTCACTCGCCGGCGGCCTGTACCGGCTCGACGCCGCCTAG
- a CDS encoding S8 family serine peptidase — MERHRTACRRLGGGAAGAVLLIALGLVFAPWAAHASDDPLFDQQWALRKIKAPEAWALTTGEGVRIGIVDTGVDLAHEDLAGQVVESTNCIGSNGDPNRCSGSGQDDHGHGTHIAGIAAAAKDNGVGVAGVAPGADLVVAKALAADGSGTTEDINAAIRWVVDRGAKVVNLSLGGSFLQDSLFGTSLREGVLYAWTRGAIPVLAAGNTNLLGLGIGSSQYGQLPAVVVAATGPDDRLAGYSSPVGNAQWALSAPGGAGTADKTAAILSTYWKQDQANQYDSFSGTSMATAHVSGALALLLAQGNAPTMAVARVLGTADRVPCNPGLLGGLCPGRLNVGAAVGAVPPGSTVVPPSGLLGLGIKLPLGLAL; from the coding sequence GTGGAGCGTCATCGGACCGCGTGCCGTCGATTGGGTGGAGGTGCGGCCGGCGCCGTACTCCTCATCGCGCTGGGGCTGGTCTTCGCGCCGTGGGCGGCGCACGCCTCAGACGACCCCCTGTTCGACCAGCAGTGGGCACTCCGGAAGATCAAGGCGCCCGAGGCATGGGCGCTCACGACCGGCGAGGGCGTGCGCATCGGGATCGTCGACACCGGCGTCGACCTGGCGCACGAGGACCTGGCCGGGCAGGTGGTCGAGTCGACCAACTGCATCGGCTCCAACGGTGATCCCAACCGCTGCTCCGGCTCCGGCCAGGACGACCACGGGCACGGGACCCACATCGCCGGCATCGCGGCGGCCGCCAAGGACAACGGGGTGGGGGTCGCCGGGGTGGCGCCGGGCGCCGACCTCGTCGTCGCCAAGGCGCTGGCGGCCGACGGGTCGGGCACGACCGAGGACATCAACGCCGCCATCCGCTGGGTGGTGGACCGCGGCGCCAAGGTGGTCAACCTGAGCCTGGGTGGCAGCTTCCTCCAGGACAGCCTGTTCGGCACCTCGCTGCGGGAGGGCGTGCTCTACGCCTGGACGCGCGGCGCCATCCCGGTCCTCGCCGCCGGGAACACCAACCTGCTGGGGCTCGGCATCGGCAGCTCGCAGTACGGGCAGCTGCCGGCCGTGGTCGTGGCCGCCACCGGTCCCGACGACCGCCTGGCCGGGTACTCCAGCCCCGTCGGCAACGCCCAGTGGGCGCTGTCGGCGCCGGGCGGGGCGGGGACGGCCGACAAGACCGCAGCCATCCTCTCGACCTACTGGAAGCAGGACCAGGCCAACCAGTACGACTCGTTCAGCGGCACGTCGATGGCGACGGCCCACGTCTCGGGGGCGCTCGCCCTCCTGCTGGCCCAGGGCAACGCCCCGACGATGGCCGTGGCCCGGGTGCTGGGCACGGCCGACCGGGTGCCGTGCAACCCGGGGCTCCTCGGCGGCCTGTGCCCGGGCCGGCTCAACGTGGGCGCGGCCGTGGGCGCGGTGCCGCCGGGATCGACGGTCGTGCCTCCCTCGGGCCTCCTCGGGCTGGGGATCAAGCTGCCCCTGGGCTTGGCCCTCTAG
- a CDS encoding DUF4272 domain-containing protein encodes MAPATGTEPVEEAVVGPTTETTEAAEPASPGGTLTIGSRPLRLDRVDPATGGDGGMGMPFAVLLVAALVAGVAALALANHFGWLALPLLAPSRWRPATAAGAAAPIPQPPGDDVLAGTTAGAVAVDPRTERMAARLVALLALTQRAQFERQGRPLPTTWDAVVDWVSAAGAGPGLEAHEQEILRRPTGALDDAEVAMASWQVEGAVVVTWALGLLDRLPPTDEPVDPVLISGAVGFPDGARTLEVLGSARPRAREEIDAEVVRHERVLWSLQERSGAGRLTEAEGSEAVDVSLAITTQRLRALYWLQDTAGRPAVGIGG; translated from the coding sequence GTGGCGCCCGCGACGGGAACCGAGCCGGTCGAGGAAGCGGTCGTCGGGCCGACGACGGAGACCACCGAGGCCGCCGAGCCGGCGTCGCCGGGCGGGACCCTGACCATCGGGAGCCGCCCCCTCCGACTCGACCGGGTCGACCCCGCCACCGGAGGGGACGGGGGGATGGGAATGCCGTTCGCCGTCCTGCTCGTCGCCGCTCTCGTCGCCGGAGTGGCCGCCCTCGCCCTCGCCAACCACTTCGGGTGGCTCGCGTTGCCGTTGCTCGCCCCTTCGAGGTGGCGCCCGGCGACCGCGGCCGGAGCGGCGGCGCCCATTCCGCAACCGCCGGGCGACGACGTCCTCGCGGGCACGACGGCGGGCGCCGTCGCCGTCGACCCGCGCACGGAGCGCATGGCGGCAAGGCTCGTCGCCCTGCTGGCCCTGACGCAGCGCGCCCAGTTCGAGCGCCAGGGGCGGCCTCTCCCGACGACATGGGACGCCGTCGTCGACTGGGTTTCAGCTGCCGGCGCCGGCCCCGGCCTGGAGGCCCACGAGCAGGAGATCCTGCGTCGCCCCACCGGAGCGCTCGACGACGCCGAGGTGGCGATGGCCTCCTGGCAGGTCGAGGGCGCCGTCGTCGTCACGTGGGCGCTCGGGCTGCTCGACAGGCTGCCGCCGACCGACGAACCGGTGGACCCAGTGCTGATAAGCGGCGCCGTCGGCTTTCCGGACGGCGCCCGCACGCTCGAGGTCCTGGGATCGGCCCGTCCGCGGGCACGAGAAGAGATCGACGCCGAGGTCGTTCGCCACGAGCGGGTCCTCTGGAGCCTCCAGGAGCGCAGCGGTGCCGGGAGGCTCACGGAGGCCGAGGGTTCCGAGGCGGTCGACGTCAGCCTCGCCATCACGACC
- a CDS encoding FAD-binding oxidoreductase has protein sequence MSGRAQAGTVDEAAVEEFRRTFSGEVVQPLDDGYDEHRKVWNGSIDRRPGVIARCRGVADVRAAVRFGRRHELLTAVRGGGHSFPGLSVCDAGLVVDLAPMKGVRVDPAARTVRAQAGVLLGELDRETQAFGMAVPAGIVTHTGLAGLTLGGGIGWIMRKHGLTIDQLVSVDVVTADGELVTASEHRNADLFWGVRGGGGNFGVVTDFEFRLNPLGPDVMAGPVFWPMEEAPEVLRFYRDWIADCPDELMTIVVQRRAPALPAVPPDLVGKLVIAVAACHAGPVEDGERVMRPLKAFGSPVLDLCRPKPFLAHQQMFDPSFRHGWWYYVRSCDVAALTDEVIDVVVDHGLRITSPISSIALWQMGGAVARVGDDETAFNGRGAGFTFNINGNSLTGDGFDAERQWARDYWSALRPYHTSVYVNFLMEEGEDRIRQAYGPGKYDRLKAVKRAYDPTNFFRLNQNIAPD, from the coding sequence GTGAGCGGACGAGCGCAGGCCGGCACCGTCGACGAGGCCGCGGTTGAGGAGTTCCGCCGCACCTTCTCGGGCGAGGTCGTCCAACCCCTCGACGACGGCTACGACGAGCACCGGAAGGTCTGGAACGGCTCCATCGACCGCCGCCCCGGGGTGATCGCCCGGTGCCGCGGGGTGGCCGACGTGCGCGCCGCGGTGCGCTTCGGGCGCAGGCACGAGCTGCTGACCGCCGTGCGCGGGGGCGGTCACAGCTTCCCCGGCCTGTCGGTGTGCGACGCCGGGCTGGTCGTCGACCTGGCGCCCATGAAGGGCGTGCGGGTCGACCCCGCCGCCCGCACCGTGCGCGCCCAGGCCGGCGTGCTCCTCGGAGAGCTGGACCGGGAGACGCAGGCGTTCGGGATGGCGGTCCCCGCCGGCATCGTCACCCACACGGGCCTGGCCGGGCTCACCCTCGGAGGCGGCATCGGCTGGATCATGCGGAAGCACGGGCTGACCATCGACCAGCTCGTCTCGGTCGACGTGGTCACGGCGGACGGCGAGCTGGTCACGGCCAGCGAGCACCGCAACGCCGACCTGTTCTGGGGCGTCCGCGGAGGCGGGGGCAACTTCGGGGTCGTCACCGACTTCGAGTTCCGGCTGAACCCCCTCGGCCCCGACGTCATGGCCGGGCCGGTGTTCTGGCCGATGGAGGAGGCCCCCGAGGTCCTGCGCTTCTACCGGGACTGGATCGCCGACTGCCCCGACGAGCTCATGACGATCGTCGTGCAGCGCCGGGCGCCGGCGCTCCCCGCCGTCCCGCCCGACCTGGTCGGCAAGCTCGTGATCGCCGTCGCCGCTTGCCACGCCGGGCCCGTGGAGGACGGCGAGCGGGTGATGCGTCCGCTCAAGGCGTTCGGCTCCCCCGTCCTCGACCTGTGCCGGCCCAAGCCGTTCCTCGCGCACCAGCAGATGTTCGATCCCTCGTTCCGCCACGGCTGGTGGTACTACGTCCGGTCCTGTGACGTGGCCGCGCTGACCGACGAGGTCATCGACGTGGTCGTCGACCACGGCCTGCGGATCACGTCGCCCATCTCGAGCATCGCCCTCTGGCAGATGGGCGGGGCGGTGGCCCGCGTCGGTGACGACGAGACGGCCTTCAACGGTCGCGGCGCCGGGTTCACCTTCAACATCAACGGCAACAGCCTGACCGGCGACGGCTTCGACGCCGAACGCCAGTGGGCTCGCGACTACTGGTCGGCCCTCCGGCCGTACCACACGAGCGTCTACGTGAACTTCCTCATGGAGGAGGGCGAGGACCGCATCAGGCAGGCCTACGGTCCTGGGAAATACGACCGGCTCAAGGCCGTCAAGCGGGCCTACGACCCGACCAACTTCTTCCGGCTGAACCAGAACATCGCGCCGGACTGA
- a CDS encoding HAD family hydrolase → MPAIEAVTFDFWNTLVYELRGELRSRRLEAWAGLLEEAGFALERVQLEAVYDGAWEAYLTSWHANEQFQAAQAAEHIIENLGFTVPPGVRDQLIEAFGNVGSGVELHLADGVEACLRTLKDAGIKLGIICDVGFTPSSTLRDHLIRHGVLPLFDHWSFSDEVGAYKPSAVIFEHALDGLGGPAPERVAHVGDIRRTDVAGALAMGMVSVRYTGIADDDSQPEPEAHHVVDHLGCVPAVLGVAR, encoded by the coding sequence ATGCCCGCCATCGAGGCCGTCACCTTCGACTTCTGGAACACGCTGGTCTACGAGCTGCGCGGCGAGCTGCGCAGCCGGCGGCTGGAGGCGTGGGCGGGCCTCCTGGAGGAGGCGGGATTCGCCCTCGAGCGCGTCCAGCTGGAGGCGGTCTACGACGGCGCCTGGGAGGCGTACCTGACCTCCTGGCACGCCAACGAGCAGTTCCAGGCGGCCCAGGCGGCCGAGCACATCATCGAGAACCTGGGCTTCACGGTGCCCCCCGGTGTGCGGGACCAGCTCATCGAGGCCTTCGGCAACGTCGGGTCGGGCGTGGAGCTCCACCTGGCCGACGGCGTGGAGGCCTGCCTGCGCACGCTCAAGGACGCGGGCATCAAGCTGGGGATCATCTGCGACGTCGGCTTCACCCCCTCGTCGACGCTGCGGGACCACCTGATCCGCCACGGCGTGCTGCCGCTGTTCGACCACTGGTCGTTCTCCGACGAGGTGGGCGCCTACAAGCCCTCCGCGGTGATCTTCGAGCACGCGCTGGACGGCCTCGGCGGCCCGGCCCCCGAGCGGGTCGCCCACGTTGGAGACATCCGGCGCACGGACGTGGCCGGCGCCTTGGCCATGGGGATGGTGTCCGTCCGCTACACCGGCATCGCCGACGACGACAGCCAGCCCGAGCCCGAGGCCCACCACGTGGTCGACCACCTCGGCTGCGTGCCCGCCGTCCTCGGCGTCGCCCGCTGA